From a region of the Alosa sapidissima isolate fAloSap1 chromosome 9, fAloSap1.pri, whole genome shotgun sequence genome:
- the LOC121718391 gene encoding C-reactive protein-like has protein sequence MWESETGLTQVWLNGKPSSRKTLFKGGSLTGPLVVVLGQDQDAYGGRFSSNDALIGQLTAVHMWDRVISPCEVQQFTENKLVNGGNMINWEALDYSTYGDVIEEKQIDGTGQQDCALA, from the coding sequence ATGTGGGAGTCCGAGACGGGCTTGACCCAAGTCTGGCTGAACGGCAAACCCAGCTCCAGGAAGACCCTCTTCAAGGGCGGCTCTCTGACAGGACCGCTGGTCGTTGTGCTCGGTCAGGACCAGGACGCATACGGCGGTCGGTTCAGCTCCAACGACGCGCTGATCGGCCAGCTCACGGCCGTGCACATGTGGGACCGGGTCATCTCCCCGTGCGAGGTCCAGCAATTCACGGAGAACAAGCTTGTCAATGGTGGGAATATGATCAACTGGGAAGCACTGGATTACAGCACATATGGAGATGTGATCGAGGAAAAGCAGATTGATGGCACTGGCCAGCAGGACTGTGCCCTGGCTTAA
- the LOC121718341 gene encoding serum amyloid P-component-like, giving the protein MLTLLFICVLASGCCYAIPQDMSGKVIIFPAETNTAHVKVTPAVEKIFFSVTVCLRFFSDYKKELTLFSLATRSHFNDFLLTRRADGNYGLCIADKAVFFNGLPNGLNEWNSVCVTWDSGTGLSQFWVNGKPSAKKALQAGGSIAGTPSIILGQEQDTYGGGFNTNDAFYGHVTDVHMWDNVLSPAEIQNYMKCVISRPGNVVDWEYLEYTRHGYVIVERNQNTICP; this is encoded by the exons ATGCTCACGCTGCTCTTTATTTGTGTCCTGGCCTCTGGCTGCTGCTACGCCATTCCACAAG ACATGTCGGGGAAAGTAATCATCTTCCCAGCGGAAACCAACACTGCCCACGTGAAGGTGACCCCTGCAGTGGAAAAGATTTTCTTCTCCGTCACAGTGTGTCTGAGGTTCTTCTCAGACTACAAGAAGGAACTGACGCTGTTTTCTTTAGCCACTCGGTCACACTTCAACGACTTTCTATTAACCAGAAGAGCAGACGGAAACTACGGTTTGTGTATTGCCGACAAGGCAGTCTTCTTCAACGGTCTGCCGAATGGGCTGAACGAGTGGAACTCTGTCTGTGTTACCTGGGACAGTGGCACCGGTCTGTCTCAGTTCTGGGTCAATGGGAAACCGAGTGCGAAAAAAGCGCTTCAGGCTGGCGGGTCCATCGCAGGAACCCCAAGCATCATTCTCGGCCAAGAGCAAGACACGTATGGGGGCGGATTTAATACGAACGATGCATTCTATGGACACGTTACTGATGTTCACATGTGGGACAATGTGCTTTCTCCCGCCGAAATTCAGAACTATATGAAGTGTGTTATTTCAAGACCAGGTAATGTTGTTGACTGGGAATATCTGGAGTATACCAGGCATGGTTATGTGATTGTTGAGCGGAATCAAAACACTATCTGTCCCTAG